One stretch of Echeneis naucrates chromosome 11, fEcheNa1.1, whole genome shotgun sequence DNA includes these proteins:
- the grinaa gene encoding glutamate receptor, ionotropic, N-methyl D-aspartate-associated protein 1a (glutamate binding) encodes MSQDKTGYPGMGETNPLHNNIYGPPQPGFGAPPPNYSQAPGGPYPPAAGYGQPGFPQAGPGFAPGPFPQMPYPQMPYAQGPYAQGPYAQGPYQQGTPQPGFAGDPIAPAGSPGYHGDVPPSYYDNEEFTNSGFEDKTIRQAFIRKVFLVLTVQLLVTFSFVAVFTFVDDAKYFVRENPWTYYVSYAVFFVSLIVLSCCGEFRRKHPWNLIALSILTLSLSYMVGMIASFYNTETVIMAVGITAVVCFTVVLFSLQSKYDFTSCRGVLFVCLIVLLLFSILCIFIRHRILHIVYASLGALLFTCFLAVDTQLLLGNKKLALSPEEYIFAALNLYTDIINIFLYILAIVGRSRE; translated from the exons ATGTCCCAGGACAAGACTGGGTACCCTGGCATGGGTGAAACCAACCCACTTCATAACAACATATACGGGCCCCCTCAGCCAGGTTTCGGGGCACCCCCTCCCAATTACAGCCAGGCCCCAGGGGGACCTTACCCACCAGCAGCTGGTTATGGCCAGCCGGGCTTCCCACAGGCAGGCCCAGGTTTCGCCCCTGGTCCTTTTCCTCAGATGCCCTACCCTCAGATGCCGTATGCTCAGGGGCCCTATGCTCAGGGGCCCTACGCTCAGGGTCCTTATCAGCAAGGAACCCCACAACCAGGCTTTGCTGGAGACCCCATAG CACCTGCCGGCAGCCCTGGTTATCATGGTGACGTGCCTCCATCTTATTATGACAATGAGGAGTTTACCAACTCTGGCTTTGAAGATAAGACCATCCGACAAGCTTTTATCAGAAAG GTCTTCCTGGTTCTCACAGTGCAGCTGCTGGTCACGTTCTCGTTTGTTGCCGTCTTCACCTTTGTTGATGATGCCAAGTACTTTGTGCGAGAAAATCCATGGACATACTACGTTTCCTATGCTGTCTTCTTTGTTTCACTAATCGTTCTCAGTTGCTGTGGAGAATTTCGCCGCAAGCACCCATGGAACCTGATTGCACTG TCCATCCTGACCCTGAGCCTCTCCTACATGGTGGGCATGATTGCCAGCTTCTATAATACAGAGACCGTCATCATGGCTGTGGGCATCACTGCAGTGGTCTGCTTCACTGTCGTCCTCTTCTCGCTACAG AGCAAGTATGACTTCACTTCCTGTCGGGGCGTGCTGTTTGTGTGCCTAATCGTGCTGTTGCTCTTCTCCATTCTCTGCATCTTCATCCGCCACAGGATTCTGCACATTGTGTACGCCTCACTTGGGGCTCTGCTTTTCACCTGC tttttggcCGTGGACACTCAGCTTCTCCTGGGCAACAAGAAGTTGGCCCTGAGTCCAGAAGAGTACATTTTCGCTGCCCTCAACCTCTACACTGACATCATCAATATCTTCCTCTACATCCTGGCTATTGTTGGCCGCTCCCGTGAATAA
- the mapk15 gene encoding mitogen-activated protein kinase 15, translated as MMSKIYGSINVSEVEEHISLKYEIKKRLGKGAYGIVWKAVDRQTGEIVAVKKIFDAFRNRTDAQRTFREIMFLQEFGDHPNIVKLLNVIRAQNDKDIYLIFEYMDTDLHAVIKKGTLLKDIHKRYVMYQLFRAFKYLHSGNVIHRDQKPSNVLLDTDCVVKLCDFGLARSLNQIQEDSGNPALTEYVATRWYRAPEILLGSARYTKGVDMWSLGCVLGEMLLGKALFPGTSTINQIEKIMSAIPHPSPEDILAIKSEYGSSVIQRMLLKPQVPLEDLFQASVPPDALDLLRGLLVFNPDKRLTAEQALEHPYVARFHNPAKEPAVNYDVVLPVDDDVQLSVVQYRNKLYEMILERRTNQGTLRLVQPKDTVCANGREKPSVRDTEEKAPVAANVDGIDNHEQQPQREKNDEKKGPLHMSTTNPEPLNVSTQPAVEKTSLGKLTYNPITHAPNYFARSPGGPSHNNHSTTARRKLLSETSNAEGTTTPTEGTNTNTSMDEILQRGRSAPVARNRSFSLTLNQTQNNPLVRKEESSLSSGLYVTSACLNQRSNPQVRGTHPPLRFSKKVFQTNCNVAASGDPRAKLGSYSQAYGTINKTELDNLLRSRPYN; from the exons ATGATGAGCAAAATATATGGATCGATAAACGTGTCTGAGGTGGAGGAACATATTtctctgaaatatgaaatcaaGAAGAGGCTTGGAAAGGGG GCCTATGGCATCGTATGGAAGGCAGTTGACAGACAGACCGGGGAGATTGTGGCAGTGAAAAAGATTTTTGATGCCTTCAGAAACAGGACAGATGCCCAG CGGACATTCAGAGAAATCATGTTCCTTCAG GAATTTGGAGATCATCCCAACATTGTGAAACTTCTGAATGTCATCCGAGCACAAAATGATAAAGACATTTACCTAATTTTTGAATATATGG ATACTGACCTGCATGCAGTGATTAAGAAAGGCACCCTCCTGAAGGACATCCATAAACGCTATGTAATGTACCAGCTTTTCAGAGCCTTCAAATACCTGCATTCAGGAAATGTTATCCATCGGGACCAAAAG CCATCCAATGTGTTGCTGGACACTGACTGTGTGGTCAAACTGTGCGATTTCGGCTTGGCCAGATCACTCAACCAGATCCAAGAGGACAGTGGGAATCCTGCTCTGACGGAGTACGTGGCAACACGGTGGTACAGAGCTCCTGAGATCCTGCTGGGTTCTGCAAG GTACACTAAAGGTGTAGACATGTGGAGTCTAGGCTGTGTCCTGGGAGAGATGCTCCTGGGAAAAGCCCTCTTCCCAGGGACATCCACCATCAACCAAATAGAGAAGATCATGAGTGCCATTCCACACCCAAGCCCAGAAG ATATTCTTGCAATCAAATCTGAATATGGTTCTTCTGTCATTCAAAGAATGTTACTGAA ACCACAGGTGCCTCTTGAGGATCTTTTCCAGGCATCTGTGCCTCCTGATGCTCTGGACCTGCTGAGgggtttgcttgtttttaacCCAGACAAGCGCCTGACTGCTGAGCAAGCACTGGAACACCCCTATGTAGCTAG ATTCCATAATCCAGCCAAGGAGCCAGCTGTGAACTATGATGTAGTGCTGCCAGTGGATGATGATGTACAATTATCTGTGGTTCAATACCGCAACAAACTTTATGAG ATGATACTTGAGAGAAGAACGAACCAGGGAACGCTAAGGCTGGTCCAGCCAAAGGACACAGTCTGTGCCAATGGCAGGGAGAAGCCCAGTGTGAGGGACACTGAAGAAAAGGCCCCAGTGGCAGCGAATGTAGATGGCATTGATAATCATGAGCAGCAACCTCAGCgtgaaaagaatgatgaaaaaaaagggCCTTTGCATATGAGCACCACCAACCCTGAGCCTCTGAATGTTTCTACCCAGCCTGCTGTGGAGAAGACAAGCCTGGGGAAACTTACTTATAATCCCATCACACATGCACCAA aCTATTTTGCTCGAAGCCCAGGTGGGCCTTCTCATAACAACCACTCCACCACAGCCAGAAGGAAACTGCTGTCAGAGACCAGTAATGCAGAGGGAACCACTACACCAACAGAGGGCACTAACACCAATACA tcTATGGATGAGATTCTCCAGCGTGGCCGCTCTGCCCCTGTGGCACGTAACCGTTCCTTCTCCTTGACTCTAAACCAAACACAGAACAACCCGCTAGTGCGCAAGGAGGAGTCATCATTGTCTTCAGGGCTGTATGTCACATCTGCCTGCCTG AACCAAAGGTCCAACCCTCAGGTCCGTGGGACTCATCCCCCACTGCGGTTCAGCAAAAAAGTATTTCAGACAAACTGTAATGTGGCTGCTTCAGGTGACCCTCGAGCCAAGCTCGGCAGTTATTCCCAGGCCTATGGTACAATCAACAAGACAGAGCTAGACAATCTGCTTCGAAGTCGCCCTTACAACTAG